In Fluviicola taffensis DSM 16823, the following are encoded in one genomic region:
- a CDS encoding RNA polymerase sigma factor, which produces MKEKQKAFLTLYEPVHERFERFCRARVYNEMDFRDLMNDSLLVAYEKFDSLKSKEAFLSFLFSICVRVLGNYHQKKRESRIPEGSAHLEVWDRNANPQSHADVHYLYEGLAKLSADQRESIILFEISGFSIQEISVIQNASESAVKQRLKRGREKLMEILTYESSLKIVESHG; this is translated from the coding sequence ATGAAGGAAAAACAAAAGGCATTTCTCACACTCTACGAGCCGGTTCATGAACGGTTTGAACGCTTCTGCAGAGCTAGAGTTTACAATGAAATGGATTTTAGAGATTTAATGAATGATAGTCTGCTAGTGGCTTATGAAAAGTTCGATTCTTTGAAATCAAAAGAAGCCTTTCTCTCATTTTTGTTCAGCATTTGTGTACGTGTTTTAGGGAATTATCACCAAAAGAAGCGTGAATCCCGAATTCCTGAAGGAAGTGCTCACTTGGAAGTTTGGGATAGAAATGCCAATCCACAATCGCATGCAGATGTTCATTATCTCTACGAAGGGTTGGCTAAACTATCTGCTGACCAACGAGAAAGTATCATTCTGTTTGAAATTTCGGGATTCAGTATTCAAGAGATTTCTGTCATTCAAAACGCATCCGAATCAGCTGTGAAACAGCGATTAAAAAGGGGGCGGGAAAAATTGATGGAAATTCTCACCTATGAATCTTCTTTAAAAATTGTAGAAAGTCATGGATAA